In Ipomoea triloba cultivar NCNSP0323 chromosome 7, ASM357664v1, a single genomic region encodes these proteins:
- the LOC116025299 gene encoding transcription factor GAMYB-like, which yields MSITSESEDNMTMKGNVNSPSVEEATGGANAGGVPLKKGPWTSAEDAILMEYVTRHGEGNWNAVQKHTGLARCGKSCRLRWANHLKPDLKKGAFTPEEEHRIIELHAKMGNKWARMAAELPGRTDNEIKNYWNTRIKRRQRAGLPIYPPDVHLQAIHESNQNEDMSTFSTGDTQHSNLLQVNYFEIPAVEFKNLELNQQLHPQSPLDIPASSLLAQGLNSSYGPRPFFSTMNPSKRLRGPDSLFTGLSSNDSDIFTAFGPYQSDTCMQVSQSSGFSSGYYQNLDPDHPSLSCVIPGSHASLNSNSSSLEPAWAKKPELPSLQSQIGSWDAPSSPLPSLESVETLIQSPPTERSESGNVSPRNSGLLEAVLYESQTLKNSKNTLPQQNSDASMIPSDIVDNTFPDFHEAEWEGYADPISPLGHSAASVFNEYTPISSLEEHQSVEMLAGCKFTQEDAPLAPMQCDDKDDALNQIFSRPDFLLDSNCFGLKTGLN from the exons ATGAGTATTACGAGTGAAAGTGAGGACAATATGACGATGAAAGGGAATGTAAATTCGCCGTCTGTTGAAGAAGCTACTGGTGGAGCTAACGCTGGAGGTGTACCACTAAAGAAAGGTCCCTGGACTTCTGCGGAAGATGCAATTTTAATGGAATATGTAACAAGACACGGAGAGGGAAACTGGAATGCTGTGCAGAAACATACGGGACTAGCTCGTTGCGGTAAAAGCTGTCGTTTAAGGTGGGCAAATCACTTGAAACCGGATTTAAAGAAAGGTGCATTCACTCCAGAAGAAGAACACCGTATTATTGAGCTCCATGCTAAAATGGGAAACAAATGGGCGCGAATGGCTGCCGAG TTGCCTGGTCGTACTGATAACGAGATTAAAAACTATTGGAATACTAGAATCAAGAGAAGGCAACGAGCAGGCTTGCCAATCTACCCTCCAGATGTCCATTTGCAAGCCATACACGAGAGCAATCAAAATGAGGATATGAGCACATTCTCGACCGGGGATACACAGCATTCCAATCTTCTGCAAGTGAACTATTTTGAGATCCCCGCTGTGGAATTCAAAAATTTGGAACTAAATCAGCAGTTGCATCCGCAATCACCACTCGATATCCCCGCAAGCAGCTTGTTGGCACAAGGTCTAAATTCTTCATACGGTCCAAGACCTTTCTTCTCGACTATGAACCCGTCCAAACGTCTCCGAGGACCAGATTCCTTGTTCACGGGTTTAAGTTCCAATGACAGTGATATTTTCACAGCCTTTGGTCCGTATCAGAGTGACACTTGTATGCAGGTTTCTCAATCCTCCGGGTTTTCTTCTGGATACTATCAAAATCTGGATCCTGATCACCCGTCTTTATCGTGTGTAATTCCTGGCAGCCATGCCTCTTTAAATAGCAACTCCTCTTCTTTAGAGCCCGCATGGGCAAAGAAGCCGGAACTCCCTTCACTCCAAAGTCAGATAGGTAGTTGGGATGCACCTTCCTCCCCCCTTCCTTCACTCGAGTCTGTTGAGACTTTGATTCAGTCGCCTCCCACCGAGCGTTCTGAATCGGGTAATGTTTCTCCGAGAAACAGTGGCCTTCTGGAAGCAGTGCTTTACGAGTCACAAACTTTGAAGAATTCCAAGAACACTTTACCTCAGCAGAATTCCGATGCTTCCATGATACCCAGTGACATCGTGGATAATACATTTCCAGATTTCCACGAGGCAGAATGGGAAGGATATGCTGACCCGATCTCTCCATTAGGTCATTCTGCTGCATCAGTTTTCAACGAGTACACCCCCATCAGTTCATTAGAAGAGCACCAGTCAGTCGAGATGCTAGCAG GATGCAAATTTACACAAGAGGACGCTCCCTTGGCCCCAATGCAATGCGATGACAAGGACGATGCGTTGAACCAGATTTTCTCCAGACCAGACTTCTTGCTCGACTCAAATTGTTTCGGTCTCAAGACTGGCCTCAACTAA
- the LOC116025375 gene encoding transcription factor GAMYB-like, which translates to MEKQYKFLSVTVVPEDYDHKGQRDSLQKCFFFFFXIELHAKMGNKWARMAAELPGRTDNEIKNYWNTRIKRRQRAGLPIYPPDVHLQAIHESNQNEDMSTFSTGDTQHSNLLQVNYFEIPAVEFKNLELNQQLHPQSPLDIPASSLLAQGLNSSYGPRPFFSTMNPSKRLRGPDSLFTGLSSNDSDIFTAFGPYQSDTCMQVSQSSGFSSGYYQNLDPDHPSLSCVIPGSHASLNSNSSSLEPAWAKKPELPSLQSQIGSWDAPSSPLPSLESVETLIQSPPTERSESGNVSPRNSGLLEAVLYESQTLKNSKNTLPQQNSDASMIPSDIVDNTFPDFHEAEWEGYADPISPLGHSAASVFNEYTPISSLEEHQSVEMLAGCKFTQEDAPLAPMQCDDKDDALNQIFSRPDFLLDSNCFGLKTGLN; encoded by the exons ATGG aaaaacaatataaattCTTGTCTGTAACAGTAGTGCCTGAAGATTATGATCATAAAGGTCAGAGAGACAGCTTGcagaagtgttttttttttttttttNTTATTGAGCTCCATGCTAAAATGGGAAACAAATGGGCGCGAATGGCTGCCGAG TTGCCTGGTCGTACTGATAACGAGATTAAAAACTATTGGAATACTAGAATCAAGAGAAGGCAACGAGCAGGCTTGCCAATCTACCCTCCAGATGTCCATTTGCAAGCCATACACGAGAGCAATCAAAATGAGGATATGAGCACATTCTCGACCGGGGATACACAGCATTCCAATCTTCTGCAAGTGAACTATTTTGAGATCCCCGCTGTGGAATTCAAAAATTTGGAACTAAATCAGCAGTTGCATCCGCAATCACCACTCGATATCCCCGCAAGCAGCTTGTTGGCACAAGGTCTAAATTCTTCATACGGTCCAAGACCTTTCTTCTCGACTATGAACCCGTCCAAACGTCTCCGAGGACCAGATTCCTTGTTCACGGGTTTAAGTTCCAATGACAGTGATATTTTCACAGCCTTTGGTCCGTATCAGAGTGACACTTGTATGCAGGTTTCTCAATCCTCCGGGTTTTCTTCTGGATACTATCAAAATCTGGATCCTGATCACCCGTCTTTATCGTGTGTAATTCCTGGCAGCCATGCCTCTTTAAATAGCAACTCCTCTTCTTTAGAGCCCGCATGGGCAAAGAAGCCGGAACTCCCTTCACTCCAAAGTCAGATAGGTAGTTGGGATGCACCTTCCTCCCCCCTTCCTTCACTCGAGTCTGTTGAGACTTTGATTCAGTCGCCTCCCACCGAGCGTTCTGAATCGGGTAATGTTTCTCCGAGAAACAGTGGCCTTCTGGAAGCAGTGCTTTACGAGTCACAAACTTTGAAGAATTCCAAGAACACTTTACCTCAGCAGAATTCCGATGCTTCCATGATACCCAGTGACATCGTGGATAATACATTTCCAGATTTCCACGAGGCAGAATGGGAAGGATATGCTGACCCGATCTCTCCATTAGGTCATTCTGCTGCATCAGTTTTCAACGAGTACACCCCCATCAGTTCATTAGAAGAGCACCAGTCAGTCGAGATGCTAGCAG GATGCAAATTTACACAAGAGGACGCTCCCTTGGCCCCAATGCAATGCGATGACAAGGACGATGCGTTGAACCAGATTTTCTCCAGACCAGACTTCTTGCTCGACTCAAATTGTTTCGGTCTCAAGACTGGCCTCAACTAA
- the LOC116025846 gene encoding G2/mitotic-specific cyclin S13-7-like codes for MASRAILRDQPPRGEGVKQKNVAGDGRNRKVLRDIGNLRNAPLDQIGRPITRGFCAQDKIKKPVVAAQKKEAAVKPSPARSVIVISSDEEDEVEILSGKNKKKTGKTFSSTLTARSKAACGITKKQQNEQILEIDAADSGNELAVLDYVEDIYKFYKLSEDEGRVGDYMAAQPEINAKMRAILVDWLVEVHRKFELMPETFYLTVNLIDRFLSMKTVPRKELQLVGISAMLIACKYEEIWAPEVNDFIMISDNAYVRAQVLAMEKTILGKLEWYLTVPTPYVFLVRYIKAAAAAAAACGGGADDGKEMENMSFFLAELGVMNYSAAVVYGPSKLAASAVYVARCTINAAAAPRWTETLRHHTGFSEEEIADCAKMLVGFHSGAAENKLKAVYRKFSSPERGAVALFPPAAALLPPPTAAAAITC; via the exons ATGGCGTCTCGAGCCATTCTCCGTGACCAACCACCCAGAG GGGAAGGAGTGAAGCAGAAGAATGTTGCAGGAGATGGCAGAAACAGAAAGGTTCTCAGAGACATTGGGAATCTGAGAAATGCTCCACTTGATCAGATTGGCCGCCCCATCACTAGAGGATTTTGTGCTCAAGACAAAATCAAG AAGCCAGTGGTGGCAGCACAGAAGAAAGAAGCTGCTGTGAAACCATCCCCTGCAAGATCAGTGATTGTCATAAGCtctgatgaagaagatgaagtagaaATCTTGAGTggaaagaacaagaagaagactGGAAAGACTTTCTCCTCTACTCTCACTGCAAGAAGCAAGGCTGCCTGTGGAATCACCAAGAAACAACAGAATGAACAAATCCTGGAGATTGATGCAGCAGATTCTGGCAATGAATTGGCCGTGCTTGACTACGTTGAAGATATCTACAAATTCTACAAGCTCTCAGAG GATGAAGGTCGAGTGGGAGATTACATGGCGGCGCAACCAGAGATCAACGCGAAGATGAGAGCTATTCTTGTGGATTGGCTGGTGGAAGTTCACCGGAAGTTCGAGCTCATGCCGGAAACTTTCTACCTTACGGTTAACCTAATTGATCGATTTCTTTCGATGAAGACGGTTCCCAGGAAGGAGCTTCAGCTGGTAGGGATAAGCGCGATGCTGATCGCGTGCAAGTATGAGGAAATCTGGGCGCCGGAGGTGAACGATTTCATCATGATTTCCGATAACGCGTATGTTAGGGCTCAGGTTTTGGCCATGGAGAAGACGATTCTCGGGAAGCTGGAATGGTACTTGACGGTTCCGACGCCGTACGTTTTCCTGGTGCGGTACATCAAGGCGGCAGCCGCCGCTGCCGCCGCCTGCGGCGGCGGCGCGGATGATGGAAAGGAGATGGAGAACATGAGCTTTTTCCTGGCGGAGCTCGGAGTGATGAACTACTCAGCCGCGGTTGTTTACGGGCCGTCGAAGCTGGCGGCCTCCGCCGTGTACGTTGCGCGGTGCACGATCAACGCCGCCGCAGCTCCGCGGTGGACTGAGACGCTCCGGCACCACACGGGGTTTTCCGAGGAGGAGATCGCGGATTGCGCGAAGATGCTGGTTGGCTTCCATTCCGGCGCGGCGGAGAATAAGCTGAAGGCCGTTTACAGGAAATTCTCCAGCCCGGAAAGAGGCGCCGTCGCCCTCTTCCCCCCGGCGGCAGCGCTTCTACCACCGCctaccgccgccgccgccataaCTTGTTGA
- the LOC116025731 gene encoding protein DGS1, mitochondrial, translated as MDSPSPAPAKDVKTLVSLYSNYLWTRLRTFLPATSSTYGSSLLAGISNLYGGGGGGGGAAKRRRRKTCLPVPLPTSASVSSSPMTASENSRIFNVLENIIEHTFLNLHYIQKNLEFWQSKAEESNARKAYFMICGRGPCAFFNGTIELIRGYVSDGSGKQHTYGLASSYISERITVLSSLRYCLATFLAQIYMVVDTAGYDLVNDPEKSVSLLLVKINDLFLILEASIGDFHATRQKDSSVEGSYSGPLMFEKLPEVNQDGSQWTDSEVQDAINFINQNLQKLESYLSTIVMKHKRPRKVTLHWMRYTCGIVGISICSIWLLRHSRLMGSSDIDNWICEAKESTISFWNDHVEQPLLSIRDDLFHTFRKRQKGAMEPEEVQITANSLHRMLRAFTEQTKGTMLPENATDNEMLEVVMERYEKEVMHPLQNLLSGELARALLIQVQKLKLDIEEAMLELDQILRANEINFAILAALPAFFLSLIVIMLVRAWFKQDTRAEGRGRVARIQRRLLIVQVERRIMQLESCKDQGLEKDAQFIFGLVLYYLDRLHCAAELHARATGEWISLRQDIIDLAKSDIPTAHKLKITSRMERVYDCLLPLPKRQ; from the exons ATGGATTCTCcgtcgccggcgccggcgaaGGACGTAAAAACGTTAGTCTCATTATACTCCAACTATCTCTGGACCCGGCTTCGTACCTTTTTGCCCGCTACTTCATCTACCTACGGCTCGAGCCTGCTCGCTGGAATCTCAAATCTctatggcggcggcggcggcggaggcggcgCCGCCAAGCGCCGACGGAGGAAGACTTGCCTCCCCGTCCCTCTGCCTACCTCTGCCTCGGTCTCCTCTTCCCCCAT GACTGCATCTGAAAATTCcagaatttttaatgttttggagAACATTATTGAACACACTTTCTTAAACTTGCATTACATCCAGAAGAACCTAGAATTTTGGCAATCTAAAGCTGAG GAATCCAATGCTCGAAAAGCATACTTCATGATATGTGGGAGAGGTCCATGTGCATTTTTTAATGGCACAATTGAATTGATACGTGGTTATGTTAGTGATGGTTCTGGGAAACAGCACACGTATGGTCTGGCATCCTCTTATATATCTGAGAGAATAACTGTGTTGAGCAGTTTAAGATACTGTTTGGCTACCTTTCTGGCTCAG ATCTACATGGTGGTGGACACAGCTGGATATGACTTAGTCAATGACCCTGAGAAGTCAGTGTCATTATTATTGGTAAAGATCAATGATCTGTTTCTGATATTGGAGGCTTCTATTGGAGATTTCCATGCAACACGTCAG AAAGACTCTTCTGTAGAGGGAAGCTATTCAGGTCCTCTAATGTTTGAGAAACTTCCAGAAGTAAATCAGGATGGTTCTCAGTGGACAGATAGTGAGGTTCAAGATGCTATCAACTTTATTAACCAAAATCTACAAAAATTGGAGTCATACTTATCTACAATA GTTATGAAGCACAAGAGGCCAAGGAAAGTAACTCTTCACTGGATGCGCTATACGTGTGGGATCGTTGGCATCTCTATCTGTTCTATATGGCTTCTCCGCCATAGCCGTTTAATGGGGAGTTCTGACATTGACAATTGGATTTGTGAAGCAAAAGAATCAACAATTAGTTTTTGGAATGATCATGTAGAGCAACCG CTTCTCTCGATAAGAGATGACCTTTTCCATACATTCAGGAAGAGGCAGAAAGGTGCAATGGAGCCTGAAGAAGTACAGATAACTGCTAACTCTCTACACAG AATGTTGCGAGCTTTCACCGAGCAAACAAAAGGTACAATGCTTCCAGAGAATGCCACAGACAATGAAATGCTAGAAGTAGTAATGGAAAG ATATGAAAAAGAAGTGATGCATCCACTCCAAAATCTTCTCTCCGGGGAGCTTGCCCGTGCTTTACTTATCCAG GTCCAGAAGCTAAAACTTGACATTGAGGA GGCAATGCTTGAGCTGGATCAAATTCTTCGAGCAAATGAAATTAACTTTGCTATCCTAGCCGCTTTACCAGCCTTTTTCCTCTCCCTTATCGTAATCATGTTGGTGCGTGCATGGTTTAAACAG GATACTAGAGCAGAAGGCAGGGGAAGAGTTGCTCGAATTCAAAGACGACTCCTTATTGTACAAGTTGAGAGAAGGATTATGCAATTAGAAAGCTGCAAGGACCAAGGACTA GAAAAGGATGCTCAATTCATTTTCGGCTTGGTGCTTTATTATCTGGACCGCCTGCACTGTGCAGCAGAGTTGCACGCGAGGGCAACTGGCGAATGGATAAG TTTGAGACAGGATATCATCGATCTGGCAAAATCAGACATCCCGACTGCACATAAACTGAAGATTACTTCACGAATGGAGCGCGTCTATGACTGCTTGCTTCCTCTACCGAAACGCCAGTAG